In the genome of Deltaproteobacteria bacterium, one region contains:
- a CDS encoding HAMP domain-containing protein: MDSLRFVKFFRRSIRNKFILVLPLTVIICLGLPFTLSIVSLRQQITEHFIKVGKHHINLLEKQFTDPSKEKLYEEAIFGHDMLYLEIKGSHGEREFLRTLKEGLQYEHRFTKEIFPKTDSITVKKMVVDGESVLEFTKDVGKEKLIVGISLSELNQLLLQQTVTILLISLLATGSLIIVIILMSYFITRPMIQLTQETEAIATGQRKLIPISPQRPLDEVGQLAETVNHLVGQIDNWEETAKKMAAEAAIGKIATQVAHDIRGP; encoded by the coding sequence GTGGACAGTTTGCGTTTTGTAAAATTCTTTCGTCGCTCCATCCGCAACAAATTCATTCTTGTCCTGCCCCTGACGGTCATAATTTGTCTGGGTCTTCCCTTCACACTCAGCATTGTTTCATTGCGTCAACAAATCACCGAACATTTTATCAAAGTGGGCAAACATCACATCAACCTCTTGGAAAAACAATTTACCGACCCCTCAAAAGAAAAACTTTATGAGGAAGCCATATTTGGCCATGACATGCTTTATTTGGAAATCAAAGGGAGTCATGGGGAAAGAGAATTTCTTCGGACTCTGAAAGAAGGCTTGCAATATGAACATCGCTTTACAAAAGAAATTTTTCCAAAAACGGATTCCATAACGGTGAAAAAAATGGTGGTTGATGGGGAATCCGTTTTGGAGTTTACGAAAGATGTCGGAAAAGAAAAATTGATCGTGGGCATATCCCTCTCAGAGCTCAATCAATTACTATTGCAACAAACAGTAACAATCCTCTTGATCAGTTTGTTGGCAACAGGTTCTCTCATTATTGTCATTATTTTGATGTCCTACTTTATCACTCGACCCATGATCCAGCTGACTCAGGAAACAGAGGCGATTGCAACAGGGCAACGAAAACTAATTCCAATATCTCCACAAAGACCTCTTGACGAAGTAGGACAGCTTGCTGAAACCGTAAACCATCTTGTAGGACAAATTGACAATTGGGAAGAAACAGCAAAGAAAATGGCGGCCGAAGCCGCCATCGGAAAAATCGCCACCCAAGTTGCGCATGACATTCGTGGGCCG
- a CDS encoding MFS transporter encodes MLKKNTINPAIRDVWVVARIIWLTLGFNLGLFLYTYSAFLFEKFMPLGSSKALQLTILLSIVMDIFVIVIEVPTGAIADYLGRKKIIILSFILLALTNFLRAWLPFVLAIQNIFILAVLASIIYTLSFTFYNGCCVAWMVDSIRERNIPEGHAPLLSRSWGYMFLAQIVGAIIGLLLYLNNYIFYAFSLGFMSALLCALFCVVFMKETKSISFHEGKIDLKHSYAELISIIKTGVGLVLKVPALLYLLLAYSIFKFASDLISYLAPVALQANLGTKTLNYYWFLVVFLGLLMAFLGSKLMEKINAKDGGVRKTSNARLWVYYVLVNLLIGLFVIGLGLKSLNSKLPLVLFMTTIVTCRFGYGFLSPAYNTLINAYIPPENSKQRATILSLGSMIVSILAIFLTLPSSGPDGKATTVGWILPGSLLVFMTVGIHILMRRYQRKIGEIPSAVVAPVVQEG; translated from the coding sequence ATGCTGAAGAAAAATACAATTAATCCTGCAATCAGGGATGTGTGGGTTGTTGCCCGAATTATTTGGCTTACTTTAGGATTTAACCTTGGACTTTTCTTGTACACCTATAGTGCTTTTCTTTTTGAAAAATTTATGCCGCTGGGCAGTTCAAAAGCATTGCAATTAACCATCTTGCTCAGCATCGTCATGGATATTTTCGTCATTGTAATTGAAGTCCCCACCGGTGCCATTGCTGATTATCTTGGAAGAAAGAAAATTATTATACTCAGCTTTATTTTGCTTGCATTAACCAATTTTCTTAGAGCATGGCTCCCATTTGTTTTAGCCATCCAAAACATTTTCATTCTCGCAGTACTGGCTTCCATTATTTACACCCTCAGCTTTACTTTTTATAATGGATGTTGTGTTGCATGGATGGTTGACAGCATTCGCGAAAGAAATATCCCCGAGGGGCATGCTCCGTTATTGTCCCGTTCTTGGGGTTACATGTTTTTAGCTCAAATTGTTGGCGCGATCATCGGGTTGCTTCTGTATCTCAACAACTATATTTTCTATGCTTTTAGCCTCGGATTCATGAGTGCATTATTATGTGCCTTATTCTGTGTTGTTTTTATGAAGGAAACAAAATCAATATCATTTCACGAAGGAAAAATTGATCTAAAACACTCTTATGCAGAACTCATATCTATCATTAAGACCGGTGTCGGGCTTGTGTTAAAAGTTCCAGCACTTCTGTATTTGTTGCTAGCTTATTCCATTTTTAAGTTTGCGTCGGATCTAATCAGTTATTTGGCTCCGGTAGCTTTGCAGGCAAACTTGGGTACAAAGACACTGAATTATTACTGGTTTCTGGTTGTCTTCCTTGGTTTGTTAATGGCATTTTTGGGATCCAAATTGATGGAAAAAATAAACGCCAAGGACGGTGGTGTTCGAAAAACAAGTAATGCCCGCTTATGGGTTTATTACGTCCTCGTTAATCTGTTGATTGGTTTATTTGTCATCGGTTTGGGTTTAAAGAGTCTTAATAGCAAATTGCCGTTGGTTTTATTTATGACAACCATTGTGACATGTCGTTTTGGTTACGGTTTTCTCTCACCTGCCTACAACACGCTTATAAATGCTTACATCCCTCCGGAAAATTCAAAACAAAGGGCAACTATTTTGTCATTGGGGAGCATGATAGTCAGCATTTTGGCTATTTTTCTAACGTTGCCCTCCAGCGGTCCCGATGGCAAAGCAACAACGGTTGGATGGATCCTGCCGGGCTCACTGCTTGTGTTTATGACCGTGGGTATTCACATTCTCATGCGCCGATATCAGAGAAAAATTGGAGAAATTCCGTCTGCCGTAGTAGCACCCGTCGTTCAGGAGGGATAG
- a CDS encoding tetratricopeptide repeat protein → MDITAGEIIGNYRILKTNIAQGGNGIIHLAEDINNHNRKCALKVLNKDAALAHLRTKGSLPKTEEEVETLFRKKAAKFREEFHIAMGINHPNIAQMFDLGYHKGSFYIVSEFIEGKSLFQALISLPVPEKIGVLIGILEAIDCVHRHDLLHLDIKPQNILMTTNNGKPCPKLIDFGAALSIGIFNFKPRGTPSFIAPEVALSQTEKIDARADLFEFAATAYYCITSVFPFKQRKQCKGNMEKLAELIRQETPPPPLTDYDESIPEFLNTIILRLLAKDPEDRFYPHARAVINALRTQLPDAFSTTSRAPSSYLIPERDRHIGRAGIQDTLKAYMDGLSQCKTAKTPVVCIGGETGMGKTHLLKTLKEYATHVLEKITLHHLELPASEEWLTRWSEKIHRDFVSGEKPVLILIDNLDLALQNLADHLQIYGILSATGRLLREGALKKPVLLFFTSTKYPCDAVPVEAEHFRSFELKPFSIDELREYLASTPAFSNSTIPERWLKSFYSKTLGVPLEVRAALEELDAGGELLVFDPSGKILFSEWEEPNLEGSLIYHGGTQPTQERLLSQFSKLTKTEQDVICWMAVWNTLGLSPPPRFEEFSRFFPALTLGQTLLNLVDTRWLTHHEKLQSFEFVNPLAPMIIYETLEEKKRQLLHDALATHFADKNKTLASLHFGFGTDKCKAIYHLIHLGRLKMNQGQLLIARQLLNKALELSPKELPKLKIYILNLLIANYHNRGKYKEAEHCFESALKLIEKNLSNGTRLWQIILYEKMSAVLLEKGKREEALKLIQKGLALYRGRNIAPHFIFLKNHEGFFHYLESCEGKEKTKEHLEKAKAIFRKSLELEKNLQGEFSGVRRNNELGRVLKAGGRYAEAATVLLDKIETIKGDEKNIYALVETYLTLAECQRYLKNYEAAGKYAEEALVLAKKTGQGKWLMKAHMAKAEIYHDSDKPELALEEDKSSLVASSFLNREEEYASTMKGLMIRQGLYLKELKQWDEAVVHFDSALATNLSGMLLVLAKISLGEIYFHKKEHEKVAKHFVDAEAILKNIPPDAARPYLFRIAMVKAQMMQDQGHREKAIALLPTLKQLAAQDPQLLKECSLLEKGIR, encoded by the coding sequence ATGGACATTACCGCGGGTGAAATTATCGGGAATTATCGCATTTTAAAAACCAACATAGCCCAAGGCGGCAATGGCATTATCCATCTCGCTGAAGACATCAACAACCATAACAGAAAGTGCGCCCTCAAAGTTTTAAATAAAGACGCCGCTCTCGCCCATCTTCGCACAAAAGGTTCTCTCCCGAAAACAGAGGAAGAAGTGGAAACGTTGTTTCGGAAAAAGGCGGCCAAGTTCCGGGAAGAATTTCACATCGCCATGGGAATAAACCATCCGAACATCGCCCAAATGTTTGACTTGGGTTATCACAAGGGTAGTTTTTACATCGTCTCCGAATTCATTGAGGGTAAGAGTTTGTTTCAAGCGCTCATTTCTCTGCCCGTTCCCGAAAAAATAGGCGTATTGATAGGAATTTTGGAAGCCATCGACTGCGTTCATCGCCACGACCTTCTTCATCTGGACATCAAACCACAAAATATTTTGATGACTACGAACAACGGGAAACCGTGTCCGAAGCTGATTGATTTCGGCGCCGCTCTGTCGATAGGGATTTTCAACTTCAAACCGCGCGGTACACCTTCTTTCATCGCCCCGGAAGTGGCTCTCTCTCAGACAGAAAAAATCGACGCCCGTGCCGATCTCTTCGAATTTGCGGCAACAGCCTATTACTGCATCACCAGCGTCTTTCCGTTCAAACAGCGGAAACAATGCAAAGGAAATATGGAAAAACTGGCTGAATTGATCCGTCAGGAAACCCCTCCTCCGCCGTTGACCGATTACGACGAATCCATCCCCGAATTTTTGAATACGATTATTCTCCGCTTGCTTGCAAAAGATCCGGAAGACCGATTTTATCCGCATGCCCGCGCAGTCATCAATGCATTAAGGACACAGTTGCCGGACGCTTTTTCTACAACCTCCCGCGCCCCTTCCAGCTATCTGATCCCTGAAAGGGACAGGCACATCGGCCGTGCCGGCATACAAGATACGCTGAAGGCTTACATGGATGGCTTGAGCCAATGTAAAACAGCAAAGACCCCCGTTGTCTGTATCGGCGGAGAGACAGGAATGGGTAAAACGCATCTTTTAAAAACGCTGAAAGAATATGCAACCCATGTTTTGGAAAAAATCACCCTGCATCATCTGGAATTGCCGGCATCTGAAGAATGGCTGACGCGCTGGTCGGAAAAAATTCATCGCGATTTTGTTTCCGGGGAAAAACCGGTGTTAATTCTTATCGACAATCTGGATTTGGCTCTGCAAAATCTGGCGGATCATCTTCAGATATATGGAATCCTTTCGGCAACAGGCCGCCTTTTGCGGGAAGGCGCACTTAAAAAACCCGTCCTGCTTTTTTTTACGAGCACGAAATATCCCTGCGACGCCGTCCCCGTGGAGGCAGAGCATTTCCGATCGTTTGAACTCAAACCCTTTTCCATTGACGAATTGAGGGAATATCTTGCGAGTACACCCGCCTTCTCCAACAGCACTATCCCTGAACGCTGGCTGAAATCTTTTTATTCAAAAACATTGGGTGTCCCTCTGGAAGTTCGTGCGGCGTTGGAAGAACTCGACGCCGGCGGGGAATTGCTCGTCTTCGATCCCTCCGGCAAAATTCTTTTTTCCGAATGGGAGGAGCCGAACCTTGAAGGCAGTCTGATCTATCATGGCGGAACACAGCCGACACAAGAGAGGCTTTTATCCCAGTTCAGCAAACTGACGAAGACGGAACAAGACGTCATTTGCTGGATGGCTGTTTGGAATACGCTCGGCCTGTCACCCCCGCCCCGTTTTGAGGAATTTTCCCGTTTTTTTCCTGCATTAACATTGGGACAAACGCTTTTGAACCTCGTGGATACCCGGTGGCTGACCCATCATGAAAAATTACAGTCCTTTGAATTCGTCAATCCGCTGGCCCCCATGATTATCTACGAAACACTCGAAGAAAAAAAACGTCAATTGCTTCACGACGCTTTGGCCACCCATTTTGCGGACAAAAACAAAACCCTAGCTTCCCTGCATTTTGGTTTCGGCACGGACAAATGTAAAGCCATTTATCATCTGATCCACCTCGGGAGACTGAAAATGAATCAGGGGCAATTACTGATAGCGCGGCAGTTATTGAACAAGGCCCTTGAATTATCACCCAAAGAGCTTCCAAAATTGAAAATCTATATCCTCAATCTCCTCATTGCCAATTATCATAACCGCGGAAAATATAAAGAGGCGGAACATTGTTTTGAATCAGCTTTAAAGTTGATCGAAAAAAATCTCTCAAATGGAACCCGCTTATGGCAAATCATCCTTTATGAAAAAATGTCTGCTGTCCTGCTTGAAAAGGGAAAAAGAGAAGAAGCTCTAAAGCTAATTCAAAAAGGATTGGCCCTCTACCGAGGCCGAAACATCGCCCCACACTTTATTTTTCTGAAAAATCACGAAGGTTTTTTCCACTATCTTGAGTCATGCGAGGGAAAAGAAAAAACAAAGGAACACCTTGAAAAGGCGAAAGCCATCTTCCGTAAATCACTCGAACTAGAAAAGAATTTGCAGGGGGAATTCTCCGGTGTCCGCCGTAACAACGAATTGGGGCGTGTGCTGAAGGCCGGGGGAAGATATGCAGAAGCGGCAACGGTGCTTTTGGATAAAATTGAAACAATAAAAGGAGACGAAAAAAACATCTATGCCCTTGTGGAGACTTATCTCACGCTGGCTGAATGTCAGCGGTATTTGAAAAACTATGAAGCCGCCGGCAAATATGCGGAGGAAGCGCTTGTCTTGGCCAAAAAAACGGGACAGGGAAAATGGCTGATGAAAGCGCACATGGCCAAGGCCGAAATTTATCACGACAGCGACAAACCGGAATTGGCTTTAGAGGAAGACAAATCCTCTCTGGTAGCCAGCTCCTTTTTAAATCGCGAAGAAGAATATGCCTCAACCATGAAAGGACTCATGATCCGCCAAGGGCTTTATTTGAAGGAATTGAAACAATGGGATGAAGCCGTTGTTCATTTTGATTCCGCTTTGGCAACAAATCTGTCCGGGATGCTTCTCGTTCTGGCAAAGATAAGCCTTGGTGAAATTTATTTTCACAAAAAAGAACATGAGAAAGTCGCAAAGCATTTTGTGGACGCAGAGGCAATTTTAAAAAACATTCCGCCGGATGCCGCGCGCCCTTATTTATTTCGCATTGCCATGGTCAAAGCACAGATGATGCAGGATCAGGGGCACAGGGAAAAAGCCATCGCCCTTCTGCCAACCCTGAAACAACTGGCCGCTCAAGATCCCCAATTGCTTAAAGAGTGCAGTCTGTTGGAAAAAGGCATTCGGTAA